In Pseudomonas sp. MYb327, one DNA window encodes the following:
- a CDS encoding AraC family transcriptional regulator — MTRTARVTDPSYELMDDHNGLSIIYRQHGFPCPLVRWHFHKEYELHLIVASSGKVFIGDYIGNFYPESLFLTGPNLPHNWISQVAEDEVVPKRDMLVNFTDELFDSGYQVFTELKTLAPLLERAQYGIEFRCKHTIRNAMVLMQRIADTQGVTRLGHFFILLELLAASDDYQLLSGATTPQLADEHNIDRTNRAVDYIFAHYARELPLEEVAEHLGMKPTYFSRVFKQATGRNFIEFVNRLRISKSCELLADGDKPVTDVCFESGFNNISNFNRRFQQLKGMTPSHYRRLVVQRLTEQNLG, encoded by the coding sequence ATGACCCGAACCGCCAGAGTCACCGACCCTTCCTACGAACTGATGGACGACCACAACGGGTTGTCCATCATTTATCGTCAGCACGGTTTCCCCTGCCCGCTGGTGCGCTGGCATTTCCACAAGGAATACGAGCTGCACCTGATCGTCGCCAGTTCCGGCAAGGTGTTCATCGGTGACTACATCGGTAACTTCTACCCGGAAAGCCTTTTCCTCACCGGCCCCAACCTGCCTCACAACTGGATCAGCCAGGTCGCCGAAGATGAAGTGGTGCCCAAGCGCGACATGCTGGTCAACTTTACTGACGAGTTGTTCGACAGCGGCTATCAGGTGTTCACCGAACTCAAAACCCTCGCGCCACTGCTGGAGCGTGCGCAGTACGGCATCGAGTTTCGCTGCAAGCACACCATTCGCAATGCGATGGTCTTGATGCAGCGCATCGCCGACACCCAGGGCGTGACCCGTCTTGGGCACTTTTTCATTCTGCTGGAGTTACTGGCCGCATCTGACGATTACCAGTTGTTGTCGGGGGCCACGACTCCGCAACTGGCTGACGAGCACAATATCGACCGCACAAACCGCGCAGTGGATTACATTTTCGCCCACTACGCCCGCGAGTTGCCGCTGGAGGAAGTCGCCGAGCACCTGGGCATGAAGCCGACTTACTTCAGCCGCGTATTCAAGCAGGCCACCGGGCGCAATTTCATTGAGTTCGTCAATCGCCTGCGCATCAGCAAATCCTGCGAACTGCTGGCCGATGGTGACAAACCGGTCACTGATGTCTGCTTTGAATCCGGTTTCAACAATATCTCTAACTTCAATCGGCGCTTCCAGCAACTCAAGGGCATGACCCCGTCACACTATCGGCGGCTGGTGGTGCAGCGGTTGACTGAGCAAAACCTGGGCTGA